A genomic segment from Nodularia sphaerocarpa UHCC 0038 encodes:
- a CDS encoding ISLre2 family transposase, producing the protein MKNSIYSSFDLNKSLGQFQEKVTKLLELTNISEWDGRVFKEREEKIRESALVLAGECTALLLHKLSKSEDFLDKAMQETQGWWHPYTQKHGCKKRQILTIGNVEVSLKLPYVVERSTQPKKNQKILNEGFCPFLRYLGMSEGLTPGVFSKIAQYGAIAGSFEAARTTLIDWGINISLKRIERLTYYFGKIGINLRQSKINSLEIGNLPTTNILKDQRVVIAVDGGRTRIRINNKGRRKVKTNRVGYTGEWVEPKLLTIYVVNEQGEKIKNGEIPITNDGTYSGFEGFLQILEMYLVNLGISQAKQVLLIADGAEWIWIHIPPLLKKLHCPNKTYQLLDFYHAASHLQDFADAAFSTKYERQQWFKKARKTLKKGQALGLIRNMNEFIHGATGERLKILVRERNYILKAYRRRLLKYNEVASQKLPLGSGAVESLIRQVVNLRMKGNSKFWLKNHAEIMLHLRCQWIAKTWDNFCDSIFNSFIKPITV; encoded by the coding sequence ATGAAAAATAGTATATATTCTAGCTTCGATTTAAACAAATCTTTAGGACAGTTTCAAGAAAAAGTTACGAAACTTTTAGAATTAACGAATATATCAGAATGGGATGGACGCGTTTTCAAGGAACGAGAGGAAAAAATTAGAGAATCTGCATTAGTTTTAGCAGGAGAATGTACAGCTTTGTTACTGCATAAGCTGTCAAAATCTGAAGATTTTTTGGATAAAGCAATGCAGGAGACACAAGGATGGTGGCATCCTTACACGCAAAAACATGGTTGTAAAAAGCGCCAAATATTAACAATTGGTAACGTAGAAGTAAGTTTAAAATTACCTTATGTAGTTGAACGTTCAACTCAACCAAAGAAAAATCAAAAAATCTTAAATGAAGGATTTTGCCCATTCTTAAGATATTTAGGAATGTCCGAGGGTTTAACCCCTGGTGTTTTCTCGAAGATTGCCCAATATGGTGCAATTGCTGGCTCTTTTGAAGCAGCGCGTACAACACTCATAGATTGGGGCATAAATATCAGCCTAAAACGCATAGAACGGCTAACATATTACTTTGGTAAAATTGGCATAAATTTACGTCAATCGAAAATAAACAGTTTAGAGATTGGCAATTTACCGACAACTAATATTCTTAAAGACCAGCGTGTTGTCATCGCTGTAGACGGCGGTCGTACCCGAATTCGGATTAATAATAAAGGTAGGCGTAAGGTTAAGACTAACCGTGTAGGCTATACAGGAGAATGGGTTGAGCCTAAATTATTAACTATTTATGTGGTGAATGAGCAAGGTGAAAAAATTAAGAATGGCGAGATTCCTATTACTAATGATGGGACTTACTCAGGTTTTGAAGGATTTTTACAAATCTTAGAGATGTACTTGGTTAATTTAGGAATTAGTCAGGCCAAACAGGTTTTATTAATTGCGGATGGTGCAGAATGGATATGGATACATATCCCTCCGTTATTAAAAAAATTACACTGCCCAAATAAAACTTATCAGTTATTAGATTTTTATCACGCGGCATCACATTTACAAGACTTCGCTGATGCTGCATTTAGCACAAAATATGAACGCCAACAATGGTTTAAGAAGGCGCGAAAAACTTTAAAGAAAGGTCAGGCATTAGGTTTAATCAGAAACATGAATGAATTTATTCATGGAGCGACCGGGGAACGTCTAAAAATTTTAGTCCGAGAGAGAAATTATATTTTAAAAGCTTACCGACGGAGACTTTTAAAATATAACGAAGTTGCATCTCAAAAGCTCCCTCTTGGCAGTGGCGCGGTTGAAAGTTTAATTCGTCAAGTTGTTAATTTACGCATGAAAGGTAACAGTAAGTTTTGGCTGAAAAATCATGCCGAAATCATGTTACATCTTCGATGTCAATGGATAGCTAAAACTTGGGATAATTTTTGTGATTCTATATTTAATTCCTTTATTAAACCTATAACTGTTTGA
- a CDS encoding sedoheptulose 7-phosphate cyclase, with protein sequence MNKVQASFEATETAFHVEGYEKIDFSLVYVNGAFDVKNSEIADSYAKFGRCLTVIDANVYELYGKQIKSYFKHYDIDLTVFPIIISETDKSLSSFEKIVDAFSDFGLVRKEPVLVVGGGLITDVAGFACAAYRRKSNFIRVPTTLIGLIDAGVAIKVAVNHRKLKNRLGAYHAPLKVILDFSFLQTLPTSQVRNGMAELVKIAVVSNSQVFELLYEYGEQLLATHFGQVNATPEIKEIAHTVNYEAIKTMLELETPNLHELDLDRVIAYGHSWSPTLELAPRVPLYHGHAVNIDMALSATIAAKRGYIPTGERDRILDLMNRIGLSLDHPLLDGDLLWDATESISLTRDGKQRAAMPRPIGECFFVNDLTRAELDAALAEHKHLCAKYPRGGAGVDAYIDSQAAKLLGV encoded by the coding sequence ATGAATAAAGTACAAGCATCTTTTGAAGCTACAGAAACTGCATTTCACGTCGAAGGTTACGAAAAAATTGATTTTAGTCTCGTCTATGTGAACGGGGCTTTTGATGTCAAAAACAGCGAAATTGCCGATAGTTACGCCAAATTTGGTCGCTGTCTCACTGTGATTGATGCCAATGTTTATGAACTTTATGGCAAGCAAATCAAGTCATATTTTAAGCACTATGATATTGATCTGACAGTATTTCCGATCATCATTTCTGAGACAGATAAAAGCCTGAGCAGTTTTGAAAAAATTGTTGATGCTTTTTCCGACTTTGGCTTAGTTCGCAAAGAACCAGTTTTAGTTGTCGGTGGTGGTTTAATTACTGATGTGGCTGGGTTTGCTTGCGCTGCTTACCGTCGCAAGAGCAATTTCATTCGCGTTCCCACAACCTTAATTGGTTTAATTGATGCAGGTGTAGCAATTAAGGTCGCAGTTAATCATCGTAAGTTGAAAAATCGCTTGGGAGCATATCATGCACCTTTAAAAGTGATTCTGGATTTCTCATTTTTGCAGACTTTGCCAACTTCTCAAGTTCGCAACGGTATGGCAGAATTAGTGAAAATTGCTGTAGTTTCTAACTCACAAGTGTTTGAACTGCTATACGAATATGGCGAACAACTGCTTGCGACTCACTTTGGACAGGTGAATGCGACACCGGAAATCAAAGAGATTGCTCATACAGTTAACTACGAAGCTATCAAAACCATGCTGGAGTTAGAAACTCCTAATTTGCATGAGTTAGACTTGGATCGAGTGATTGCTTATGGACACAGTTGGAGTCCGACTCTAGAGTTAGCGCCTCGTGTACCCCTCTATCATGGTCACGCGGTGAATATAGACATGGCTTTGTCTGCAACCATTGCGGCAAAACGGGGCTATATTCCGACTGGGGAACGCGATCGCATTCTAGACTTAATGAATCGCATTGGTTTATCTCTGGATCATCCCCTACTAGATGGCGATTTACTTTGGGATGCTACCGAGTCTATTAGTTTAACACGAGATGGCAAACAACGCGCAGCTATGCCTCGTCCCATTGGTGAGTGCTTCTTTGTCAATGATTTGACCCGTGCAGAACTTGATGCGGCTTTAGCTGAACACAAACATCTTTGTGCTAAATACCCTCGTGGTGGCGCAGGCGTTGACGCATACATTGACAGTCAAGCAGCCAAGCTATTGGGAGTGTGA
- a CDS encoding NACHT domain-containing protein, with the protein MNYPFENLDPETFQKFCQALLTKQFPNVQCFPVAQRDGGRDAISPISDDDEHGFIMYQVKFVREPLAIPDPHKWLIDTLKGEKGEAVKLKKQIPKGAKQYILLTNIKGTAHPDSGSIDQANQLLNTELGVPSQCWWRDDLSRRLDNAWDLKWVYPALMTGQDLIRSVLESGLSENKERRALAIRAYVTHQFDIDQKVKFKQVELDNRLLDLFIDVPVVPPNTATSKKQLDFYQFIHRCIAHDIFYHRRPAAFDTVIEVNEVRDEQIPVGSASMLLHPFVQKHIPYIVIEGAPGQGKSTITQYVCQVHRMQVLGKEQIELLIPEQYREDETFEKLPKEHRCSSVRLPFRVDLRDLASWLAKQNPFSAERYNEPHPKWHKSLESFLAAQIENDSGGFEFDVADLHAVAKVSSILLVFDGLDEVADIETRKEVVKEITAGIKRIRVNAASLQVIVTSRPAAFADSPSFPEDLFPYYHLGSVTRPLIDEYAKKWMKARKLDPQQIKDVKRVIQEKLDLPHLRELGRNAMQLTILFSLILKKTASLPDKRTALYDSYIELYFDREAEKNSIVRNHRVLLIDINRYLAWILHVEAEEKNATGRITKEELNNLLVRYLTNEGYQMSLVDDLLVCMVERVGALVSRVEGTYEFEVQPLREYFAAKYLYDTAPQSPPGNEKSGTKPDRFDAIARDFYWLNVTRFYAGCYSKGELADLIDRLEELISEEGYSLISYPRLLAAMLLSDWVFTQHPKSVRRVIELILDGIGLRYLLTSNSRRLGGSGNPLVLPKDCGQDELIARCIVILRNAPPKDYALDVIDLIRANTSPEEIDKLWLGAVLTQRDDDRTRWLEYGLYFGSLSRLSVSELNTVLDDDISHPLIIEIICKAKRYDYLESTETYFNSVLELILDGCLSIDIHSQPKYILELVISVLDVRRYAIAFSLPNYPLSLSNIWEDNRMIYSNNRFIRVPSINRQNIKIIPNVSVLAKCNEIFQFIDEKSQNSVSEWTTKITHWDDLVEKVRSLFGESWTLFKLANIASGIKSKIETCKDFTDLFDNSVSLCRRSRYARLRAGQVLYWEKLFEQTSNIQDRMFSTLLLVTWGSQKALEKLSETIDCFIEQLTFNDWQRLYKATEESISVRSQSNNRLIKFNVQLLPEHLNARTVTLLGIRSNNPSDLYSKYLNQYDGNDLHVLRYWQNVAIQLLGQEKISWESALQIISKSYLKGVVSERYAYQRFIRTVSIESLSEDIAKEIARQPENYPGFLVATAEAKCRNLVASKIVKVGEIARQENWFET; encoded by the coding sequence ATGAATTATCCCTTTGAGAACCTAGATCCAGAAACCTTCCAAAAATTCTGCCAAGCTTTACTTACAAAACAATTTCCCAATGTTCAGTGCTTCCCGGTTGCACAGCGTGATGGCGGAAGAGATGCCATCAGTCCTATAAGTGATGATGATGAACACGGTTTCATCATGTATCAAGTTAAGTTTGTAAGAGAGCCTTTAGCAATTCCTGATCCTCATAAATGGTTAATAGATACTCTTAAGGGCGAAAAAGGGGAAGCAGTAAAACTTAAAAAGCAAATTCCAAAGGGAGCAAAACAATATATTTTACTTACAAATATTAAAGGAACTGCACATCCTGATTCTGGTTCAATTGATCAAGCTAATCAATTACTCAACACCGAACTGGGTGTTCCATCACAATGTTGGTGGCGTGATGATTTAAGCCGACGTTTAGATAATGCTTGGGATCTCAAATGGGTATATCCTGCACTAATGACAGGTCAAGATTTAATTAGGTCTGTGCTTGAGTCTGGGCTATCAGAAAACAAGGAGAGAAGAGCTTTAGCAATTCGAGCTTATGTAACACATCAATTTGATATAGATCAAAAAGTTAAATTTAAACAAGTTGAGCTTGATAACAGGCTTCTTGATTTATTTATAGATGTACCTGTTGTACCACCAAATACTGCAACTTCAAAAAAACAACTTGACTTTTACCAGTTTATTCATAGGTGTATAGCTCATGATATATTTTATCATCGTCGTCCAGCCGCTTTTGACACAGTTATTGAAGTGAATGAGGTTAGGGATGAGCAAATACCTGTGGGTTCAGCTTCCATGTTGCTTCATCCATTTGTGCAAAAGCATATTCCTTATATAGTCATTGAAGGTGCGCCTGGACAAGGAAAATCCACTATAACCCAATATGTTTGTCAAGTACATAGGATGCAAGTCCTTGGTAAAGAGCAGATAGAGCTATTGATTCCAGAACAGTACAGAGAAGATGAAACTTTTGAAAAACTACCAAAGGAGCATAGGTGTTCATCTGTTCGTTTACCATTTAGGGTTGACCTTCGAGATTTAGCTTCTTGGCTTGCCAAACAAAATCCTTTTTCTGCTGAAAGATATAATGAACCACATCCTAAATGGCATAAATCGTTAGAGTCTTTTCTTGCTGCTCAGATAGAAAATGATTCTGGTGGTTTTGAGTTTGATGTAGCTGATTTACACGCTGTAGCAAAAGTAAGTTCTATTCTTCTTGTTTTTGATGGATTAGATGAAGTTGCTGATATAGAAACAAGAAAAGAAGTAGTGAAAGAAATTACTGCCGGAATAAAACGCATTAGAGTAAATGCAGCTTCTCTACAAGTTATAGTAACTAGCCGTCCAGCCGCATTTGCCGATTCACCAAGTTTTCCAGAAGATTTATTTCCTTACTATCATTTAGGTTCAGTTACTCGTCCACTTATTGATGAATATGCTAAAAAGTGGATGAAAGCTCGGAAGTTAGATCCCCAACAAATCAAGGATGTAAAAAGAGTTATTCAAGAAAAGTTAGACTTGCCTCACCTACGCGAGCTTGGCAGAAATGCAATGCAGTTAACCATATTATTTAGTCTCATACTTAAAAAAACTGCATCTTTACCTGATAAACGGACAGCACTTTACGACAGTTATATAGAGCTTTATTTTGATAGAGAGGCAGAAAAGAACTCAATAGTCAGAAACCATCGTGTTTTATTAATTGACATCAATAGATATTTAGCATGGATACTTCATGTAGAAGCTGAAGAAAAAAATGCTACTGGTAGAATAACAAAGGAAGAACTTAATAATTTATTAGTTCGTTACCTGACTAATGAAGGTTATCAAATGTCATTGGTAGATGATTTATTAGTTTGCATGGTTGAACGTGTAGGAGCTTTAGTTTCCCGTGTAGAAGGTACTTATGAGTTTGAGGTTCAACCTCTTCGGGAATATTTTGCAGCAAAATATCTCTACGATACAGCACCACAATCACCACCAGGCAATGAAAAGTCGGGAACAAAACCAGACCGATTTGATGCAATCGCACGAGATTTTTACTGGCTAAATGTTACAAGGTTCTATGCTGGATGTTATAGCAAGGGAGAACTGGCAGATTTAATTGATCGTCTTGAAGAACTAATTTCAGAAGAAGGATATTCTCTTATTAGCTATCCAAGACTACTAGCTGCTATGTTACTATCAGATTGGGTATTTACCCAACATCCTAAATCTGTGCGTAGAGTTATAGAACTAATTTTAGATGGTATCGGATTAAGATATTTACTAACCTCAAATAGTCGTAGACTAGGAGGTTCAGGAAATCCGTTGGTACTTCCAAAAGATTGTGGTCAAGATGAACTGATTGCTCGTTGCATTGTAATTTTACGAAATGCTCCACCTAAAGATTATGCTTTGGATGTGATTGATTTAATTAGAGCAAATACATCTCCAGAGGAAATTGACAAATTATGGCTTGGGGCCGTTCTTACTCAAAGAGATGATGATCGGACGCGCTGGCTTGAATATGGATTGTACTTTGGCAGCTTATCAAGATTATCCGTGAGTGAACTAAATACAGTTCTTGATGATGATATTAGTCATCCATTAATTATAGAAATTATTTGTAAAGCCAAACGATATGATTATTTAGAAAGCACAGAAACTTATTTCAATAGTGTTCTAGAGTTAATTTTAGACGGTTGTTTGAGTATTGATATTCATTCCCAGCCGAAATATATCTTAGAACTTGTGATTTCTGTCTTAGATGTGAGGAGATATGCCATAGCTTTTAGTTTACCAAACTATCCACTATCATTGTCGAATATATGGGAGGATAATAGAATGATTTATTCTAACAATAGATTTATACGTGTACCTTCTATTAATAGACAAAATATTAAAATTATTCCAAATGTTTCAGTTTTAGCTAAGTGCAATGAAATTTTTCAATTTATAGATGAAAAATCACAAAATAGTGTTTCTGAATGGACTACTAAAATAACACATTGGGACGATTTAGTGGAAAAAGTTCGTTCATTATTTGGAGAAAGCTGGACTTTGTTTAAACTGGCTAATATTGCTAGTGGAATTAAGTCTAAAATTGAAACCTGTAAAGACTTCACTGACCTTTTTGACAACTCTGTTTCTTTATGTAGAAGGTCAAGATATGCTAGATTAAGGGCGGGTCAAGTATTATACTGGGAAAAGCTATTTGAGCAAACATCTAACATACAAGACAGAATGTTTTCGACTTTGCTTTTAGTAACTTGGGGTAGTCAGAAAGCATTAGAGAAACTATCTGAAACAATTGATTGTTTTATAGAACAATTAACTTTTAATGATTGGCAACGCTTATATAAAGCTACTGAAGAATCTATATCTGTAAGAAGCCAATCTAACAATCGTTTAATTAAATTTAATGTTCAGTTACTACCAGAACATTTAAATGCCAGAACAGTAACTTTGCTAGGCATTCGCTCAAATAATCCCAGTGATTTATATTCAAAGTATTTAAATCAATACGATGGAAACGACCTTCATGTCCTCCGATATTGGCAAAATGTAGCAATTCAATTACTTGGGCAAGAAAAAATAAGTTGGGAATCTGCTTTACAAATCATATCAAAAAGTTATTTGAAAGGTGTTGTATCTGAACGTTATGCTTATCAGAGATTTATTCGTACAGTATCAATAGAAAGCCTATCTGAAGATATCGCAAAAGAAATTGCCAGACAACCAGAAAATTATCCAGGCTTTTTAGTTGCTACTGCTGAGGCTAAATGTAGGAATCTTGTTGCATCAAAGATTGTTAAAGTAGGAGAAATAGCACGCCAGGAAAATTGGTTTGAGACTTAA
- a CDS encoding MerR family transcriptional regulator has protein sequence MQETFFSSKEASQITGCTLRQIQYWREKGIVVPVISETGTGRSIYYSRSNLVELAAMVYWLSVGISFDIACETLKRLKAQEPELFISGKGKRFMLLLSAQDESLSLVEFDRKSAIAFLDEGKPVIPVWLDEIYQRLASKLPR, from the coding sequence ATGCAGGAGACATTTTTTTCAAGCAAGGAAGCCTCTCAAATTACAGGTTGTACCCTTCGCCAGATCCAGTATTGGCGAGAGAAGGGGATTGTTGTGCCTGTAATTAGTGAGACGGGAACGGGACGCAGTATTTATTACTCCAGGTCTAATTTGGTGGAACTGGCAGCAATGGTATATTGGCTGTCTGTGGGGATAAGTTTTGATATTGCCTGTGAAACCCTGAAAAGGCTGAAGGCACAAGAGCCGGAGTTGTTTATTTCAGGTAAGGGTAAGCGGTTTATGCTGTTGTTGTCAGCACAGGATGAGTCGCTTTCTCTAGTAGAATTTGACAGGAAGAGTGCGATCGCATTCCTGGATGAAGGTAAACCTGTAATTCCTGTGTGGCTGGATGAAATTTATCAGAGGTTAGCAAGCAAGCTACCAAGGTAG
- a CDS encoding Mu transposase C-terminal domain-containing protein, with protein sequence MLEIQGDQPNDDEVESSEIITELSAGDKELLELIQKLLEPCDRITYGERQREVAAKLGKSVRTVRRLVKKWEEQGLAALQTTQRADKGKHRIDSQWQKFIINTYKEGNKGSKRITPQQVAIRVQAKAAELGDENYPSYRTVYRVLQPIIEEQEQKASVRSRGWRGSRLSLKTRDGLDLSVEYSNHIWQCDHTRADILLVDQHGQLLGRPWLTTVIDTYSRCIIGINLGFDAPSSQVVALALRHAILPKNYGTEYVLHEEWGTYGKPEHFFTDGGKDFRSNHLQQIGVQLGFASHLRDRPSEGGIVERPFGTFNTDLFSALPGYTGSNVQERPEEAEKEACLTLRELERLLVRYIVDKYNQSIDARLGDQTRYQRWEAGLIVAPNVISEEDLRICLMKQTRRSIYRGGYLQFENLTYRGENLAGYAGESVVLRFEPRDITTILVYRQMGSQEEFLARAYAQDLETEELSLDEAKAMSRRIRQAGKAISNRSILAEVQDRETFIKQKKTKKERQKAEQVVVQKAKKPVPVEPVEDIEDVSVESCQEADMPEVFDYEQMREDYGW encoded by the coding sequence ATGTTGGAAATTCAAGGTGATCAACCCAATGACGATGAAGTAGAAAGTAGTGAGATTATCACTGAACTCTCCGCAGGTGATAAAGAACTATTGGAACTAATTCAAAAATTACTGGAACCATGCGATCGCATCACCTACGGAGAGAGGCAAAGGGAGGTAGCGGCCAAACTAGGTAAGTCAGTGCGAACAGTACGGCGACTAGTTAAAAAATGGGAAGAACAAGGTTTAGCTGCACTTCAAACCACTCAACGGGCTGACAAAGGCAAACACCGCATTGATTCTCAGTGGCAAAAGTTTATTATCAATACATATAAAGAAGGCAATAAGGGTAGCAAGCGAATTACTCCCCAACAAGTTGCTATCAGAGTACAAGCCAAAGCAGCAGAATTGGGTGATGAGAATTACCCAAGTTATAGGACGGTTTATCGAGTCTTGCAACCAATTATTGAGGAACAAGAGCAAAAAGCTAGTGTCAGAAGTCGTGGTTGGCGTGGTTCTCGATTATCACTCAAAACCCGTGACGGACTAGATTTATCAGTGGAATACAGCAATCATATCTGGCAGTGTGATCACACTCGTGCTGATATTTTACTGGTGGATCAACATGGACAACTTTTAGGTCGTCCTTGGTTAACAACGGTAATAGATACTTATTCTCGTTGCATTATAGGAATTAATTTAGGTTTTGATGCACCCAGTTCTCAGGTTGTAGCTTTGGCACTGCGTCATGCCATATTACCCAAAAATTATGGTACAGAATACGTACTACATGAGGAGTGGGGAACTTACGGAAAACCAGAACACTTTTTCACTGATGGCGGTAAAGATTTTCGCTCTAACCATTTGCAGCAAATTGGTGTGCAGTTGGGATTTGCTTCTCATTTACGCGATCGCCCTAGTGAAGGTGGCATTGTAGAGCGTCCTTTTGGGACTTTTAACACAGATTTATTTTCTGCTTTACCAGGGTATACAGGCTCTAATGTTCAGGAACGTCCAGAGGAAGCTGAGAAAGAAGCCTGTCTAACTTTAAGGGAGTTAGAACGTCTGCTAGTACGCTATATCGTAGACAAGTACAACCAGAGTATTGATGCTCGTCTGGGCGACCAAACTCGTTATCAAAGGTGGGAAGCTGGGTTAATTGTTGCACCCAATGTAATCTCTGAAGAAGATTTGCGTATTTGCTTGATGAAGCAAACTCGACGCTCAATTTACAGAGGTGGATATCTGCAATTTGAAAATCTGACATATCGGGGTGAAAACCTTGCTGGTTATGCCGGGGAAAGTGTTGTACTGCGATTTGAACCCAGAGATATCACAACTATTTTAGTTTATCGTCAGATGGGTTCTCAAGAAGAATTTTTGGCTCGTGCCTATGCTCAAGATTTAGAGACTGAGGAATTATCTCTAGATGAGGCTAAAGCTATGAGTCGCAGGATTCGACAGGCAGGTAAGGCTATCAGCAATCGTTCAATTTTGGCAGAAGTACAAGACAGAGAAACCTTCATTAAGCAAAAGAAAACCAAAAAGGAACGCCAAAAAGCAGAACAAGTTGTAGTTCAAAAGGCTAAAAAACCTGTGCCTGTTGAACCAGTAGAAGATATAGAAGACGTATCTGTGGAAAGCTGCCAAGAAGCAGATATGCCAGAGGTCTTTGATTATGAACAAATGCGCGAAGATTATGGATGGTAA
- a CDS encoding TniB family NTP-binding protein, with amino-acid sequence MTSQQAKAVAQQLGDIPQNDEKLQAEIQRLNRKSFIPLEQVKMLHEWLDGKRQSRQSGRVLGESRTGKTMGCDAYRLRHKPKQEPGKPPTVPVAYIQIPQECSAKELFAAIIEHLKYQMTKGTVAEIRDRTLRVLKGCGVEMLIIDEADRFKPKTFAEVRDIFDKLEIAVILVGTDRLDAVIKRDEQVYNRFRACHRFRKFSGEDFKRTVEIWEKQVLRLPVASNLSSKAMLKTLGEATGGYIGLLDMILRESAIRALKKGLSKIDLETLKEVTAEYK; translated from the coding sequence ATGACTTCACAACAAGCCAAGGCAGTTGCTCAACAATTAGGTGATATTCCCCAAAATGATGAGAAATTACAAGCAGAAATCCAACGCTTGAATCGCAAGAGTTTTATCCCTCTGGAACAAGTAAAAATGCTCCATGAATGGCTAGATGGCAAGCGACAATCACGGCAGTCTGGTAGGGTTTTGGGAGAGTCAAGAACAGGTAAAACAATGGGTTGTGATGCCTATAGACTCCGGCATAAACCCAAACAAGAACCAGGAAAACCCCCAACTGTGCCTGTTGCTTATATCCAAATACCTCAAGAGTGTAGTGCTAAGGAGTTATTTGCAGCAATTATTGAGCATTTGAAGTATCAAATGACAAAGGGAACGGTAGCAGAAATTAGAGATAGAACGCTGCGGGTTCTCAAAGGGTGTGGAGTGGAAATGCTGATTATTGATGAGGCTGATCGCTTTAAACCCAAGACTTTTGCTGAGGTGCGGGATATTTTTGACAAGTTGGAAATTGCGGTGATTTTAGTGGGTACTGACAGATTAGACGCTGTAATCAAGCGAGATGAGCAAGTTTATAACCGTTTTCGTGCCTGTCATCGGTTTAGAAAGTTTTCTGGGGAAGATTTTAAGCGCACTGTGGAGATTTGGGAAAAGCAAGTTTTAAGACTGCCAGTTGCTTCTAATCTTTCCAGTAAGGCAATGTTGAAGACTTTAGGTGAGGCTACGGGGGGTTATATTGGTTTGCTGGATATGATTCTCAGGGAGTCAGCTATCCGGGCATTAAAGAAAGGATTATCAAAGATTGATTTGGAAACTCTCAAGGAAGTAACGGCGGAGTATAAGTGA